Proteins encoded together in one Pseudorca crassidens isolate mPseCra1 chromosome 17, mPseCra1.hap1, whole genome shotgun sequence window:
- the RMDN1 gene encoding regulator of microtubule dynamics protein 1 isoform X5: MGNPGAFKRSLLFSALSYLGFETYQVISQAAVVHATAKVFRVEEILEQADYLYESGETEKLYQLLSQYKESEDAELLWRLARASRDIAQLSGTSEEEKKLLVYEALEYAKRALEKNESSFAAHKWYAICISDVGDYEGIRAKIANAYKIKEHFEKAIELNPKDATAIHLMGIWCYTFAEMPWYQRRIAEMLFATPPSSTYEEALGYFHRAEQVDPNFYSKNLLLLGKTYLKLHNKKLAAFWLSKAKDYAAHTEEDKQIQTEAAQLLTGFSDKN, from the exons ATGGGAAACCCAGGAGCTTTTAAAAGAAGTCTTTTATTCTCTGCCTTGTCTTATTTGGGTTTTGAAACTTATCAAGTCATTTCCCAGGCTGCTGTGGTTCATGCCACAGCCAAAG TCTTCAGAGTTGAAGAAATCCTTGAACAAGCAGACTACCTGTATGAAAgtggagaaacagaaaaactttACCAGTTGCTATCCCAGTACAAGGAAAG TGAAGATGCAGAGTTACTGTGGCGTTTGGCACGGGCATCACGTGATATAGCTCAACTCAGTGGAAcctcagaagaggagaaaaagctcTTGGTGTATGAAGCCCTAGAGTATGCAAAAAGGgcactagaaaaaaatgaatcaagtTTTGCAGCTCATAAG tGGTATGCAATCTGTATTAGCGATGTTGGAGATTATGAAGGAATCAGGGCTAAAATTGCAAATGCCTACAAGATCAAGGAGCATTTTGAG AAAGCAATTGAACtcaaccctaaagatgctaccgcaATTCACCTTATGGGTATTTG GTGTTACACATTTGCTGAAATGCCTTGGTATCAAAGAAGAATTGCTGAAATGCTGTTTGCAACTCCTCCTAGTTCCACCTATGAGGAG GCCTTAGGCTACTTTCACAGGGCAGAGCAAG TGGATCCAAACTTCTACAGCAAAAACTTGCTCCTTCTAGGAAAGACATATTTGAAGCTACACAACAAAAAGCTTGCTGCTTTCTGGCTATCAAAAGCCAAGGACTATGCAGCGCACACAGAGGAGGATAAACAG ATACAGACAGAAGCTGCTCAGTTGCTTACAGGTTTCAGTGACAAGAACTGA